In a single window of the Microcoleus sp. FACHB-831 genome:
- a CDS encoding cysteine desulfurase family protein gives MTNRPIYLDNHATTPLDERVLAAMLPYFTEHFGNPASISHLYGWEAEAAVKQARQTLADAINATPEEIVFTSGATEANNLAIKGVAEAYFSKGRHIITVQTEHNAVLDPCEYLQTLGFEVTFLPVQSDGLIDLSQLEKALRADTILVSVMAANNEIGVIQPLAEIGAMCRQRQVLFHTDAAQAIGKIHLDVDAMKIDLMSLTGHKVYGPKGIGALYVRRRNPRVQLSPQLHGGGHERGMRSGTLYPPQIVGFAKAVELALAERESEAQRLTQLRQELWEALSCIEGIHLNGHPTQRLPGNLNISVEGVDGAALSLGLQPIVAVSSGAACSSTKTAPSHVLMALGRSEKLAYASVRFGIGRYTTQEEISQVANTAIATIQSLRPQATN, from the coding sequence TTGACTAACCGACCCATCTATCTCGACAACCACGCGACAACACCCCTCGACGAACGGGTGCTAGCCGCTATGCTGCCCTATTTCACAGAACATTTCGGCAACCCTGCCAGCATTAGCCACCTCTACGGCTGGGAAGCGGAGGCTGCTGTTAAGCAAGCGCGGCAGACTTTGGCAGATGCTATTAACGCCACGCCAGAGGAAATTGTCTTCACTAGCGGCGCTACTGAGGCAAACAATTTAGCTATTAAAGGTGTTGCCGAAGCCTATTTCAGCAAGGGGCGTCACATCATCACCGTGCAAACCGAGCATAACGCGGTTCTCGACCCCTGCGAGTATTTGCAGACTTTGGGCTTTGAAGTCACTTTCCTACCAGTCCAAAGTGATGGACTGATCGATTTATCTCAACTAGAGAAAGCTTTACGTGCCGATACGATTTTAGTCTCGGTGATGGCGGCTAATAACGAAATTGGGGTAATACAGCCACTAGCTGAAATTGGGGCAATGTGTCGTCAGCGTCAAGTTTTATTCCACACTGACGCCGCTCAAGCTATTGGTAAAATTCATCTGGATGTGGATGCGATGAAAATTGATCTGATGTCGCTGACTGGCCACAAAGTATATGGCCCCAAAGGCATCGGCGCACTCTACGTCCGACGGCGCAATCCTAGAGTACAGCTATCACCGCAACTGCATGGCGGTGGACACGAGCGGGGGATGCGTTCTGGTACTCTGTATCCTCCCCAAATTGTCGGCTTTGCCAAGGCGGTGGAACTAGCACTGGCTGAACGAGAATCAGAGGCTCAACGTCTGACTCAGCTAAGGCAAGAATTGTGGGAAGCTTTGAGCTGTATTGAGGGAATTCATCTCAACGGTCATCCCACACAGCGATTGCCAGGAAACCTCAATATTAGCGTTGAGGGTGTGGATGGAGCGGCGCTGTCATTGGGATTGCAGCCGATAGTCGCAGTTTCTTCCGGAGCCGCTTGCAGTTCTACCAAAACTGCTCCCTCTCACGTCCTGATGGCGCTGGGACGCTCGGAAAAGCTGGCTTATGCCTCGGTGCGGTTTGGAATCGGTAGGTACACCACGCAAGAAGAAATTAGTCAAGTAGCAAATACAGCGATCGCTACTATCCAAAGTCTCCGTCCGCAGGCTACAAACTAG
- a CDS encoding serine/threonine-protein kinase has product MLGKTLGGRYHIVKHLGGGGFGQTYLASDRQLPGNPLCVVKLLLPQATDADTLAIARRLFDREAQVLYRLGKHEQIPNLLAHFEEDKEFYLVQEFIEGNELKAELPLGKQLSEAKVIAILLDILKVLEFVHKQDVIHRDIKPSNLIRRQQDRKIFLIDFGAVKEVSAREAKSLGQTTLTVAIGSPGYMPNEQLSGNPKFCSDIYAVGMIGIQALTGIPANGLPFDSETSELMWRDRANVSQQLADVLDKMVRYDYRQRYQTVTHTLQALELVNSQQSTQAYSTPTHKLTPPLDDLTKPLSPSTQPLQTSPSVEQTIRDIAGSQQQYDTSAAELIPSNLTQPSANSKLPAETALSHPTSPNFAESSLPKTGIEINNAEGVANSRKKLRRLSVIGTGIATALVAIFGIYYLPKLNSQSSLTNSNNTSQSLGGSNSSWNRGENISLAKTLSGHSKEVNAIAISPDGQNLASGSNDNTINVWNLSTGQRLFTLKGHSDYIYSVAFSPDGQKIASASGDGTVKIWNLQTGQLLQTLQSNSENRVFSVAFTPDGQTLVSGNKDKTIKLWNPSTGQLKNTLKGHSEFVLTVAVSPDGKTLASSGYDKTIKVWNLPAGTLISSVAEPTGNTIPSLAISPDGQTLASSDIYNKVHLWNLGQILSGCKGAQPCSPTHSISAHKDYVNFVAFSPDGKTLASGSRDETIKLWKVQTGELESSISNRSGNVNAVTFSPDGKTIVSNGEDGKIEVWRSR; this is encoded by the coding sequence ATGCTGGGAAAAACGCTCGGTGGTCGCTATCACATCGTCAAACACTTGGGAGGTGGAGGCTTTGGTCAAACTTACCTTGCCTCAGATCGTCAGCTACCAGGCAACCCGTTGTGCGTTGTCAAGTTACTATTGCCCCAAGCTACAGATGCGGATACTTTAGCGATCGCCCGACGTTTATTCGATCGCGAAGCACAAGTATTGTATCGCTTAGGCAAACACGAGCAAATTCCCAATCTTTTGGCTCATTTTGAGGAAGATAAAGAATTTTATCTAGTTCAAGAATTTATTGAAGGTAATGAACTTAAAGCAGAATTACCATTAGGTAAACAACTAAGCGAAGCAAAAGTTATTGCCATTTTGCTGGACATTTTAAAAGTCTTAGAGTTTGTGCATAAGCAAGATGTCATTCACCGCGATATTAAGCCATCAAATTTAATCAGACGCCAGCAAGACCGTAAAATATTTTTAATAGATTTTGGAGCCGTAAAAGAAGTTAGCGCAAGGGAAGCTAAATCTCTCGGACAAACAACTTTAACAGTTGCTATTGGTTCGCCTGGTTATATGCCCAACGAACAACTTAGCGGCAATCCCAAATTTTGTAGCGACATTTATGCAGTGGGAATGATTGGCATACAAGCGCTTACGGGGATACCTGCTAACGGGCTGCCATTCGACTCCGAAACCAGCGAATTAATGTGGCGCGATCGCGCGAATGTCAGCCAGCAGCTAGCAGATGTTTTAGACAAAATGGTGCGCTATGACTATCGTCAGCGGTATCAAACCGTAACACATACTTTGCAGGCGCTTGAGTTAGTCAATTCGCAACAGTCAACCCAGGCTTATAGTACACCCACTCATAAACTAACGCCGCCTCTAGATGACCTGACCAAACCACTATCGCCTTCTACACAGCCGCTTCAAACATCGCCATCTGTAGAACAGACAATCAGAGATATTGCTGGTTCGCAACAGCAGTACGATACCTCCGCAGCTGAGTTAATACCGTCTAATTTAACTCAACCATCCGCGAACTCTAAATTACCTGCTGAAACCGCACTATCCCACCCAACAAGCCCTAATTTTGCTGAGTCCTCTCTACCCAAGACAGGTATCGAGATTAACAACGCCGAAGGTGTTGCTAATTCTCGCAAAAAGTTACGGCGTTTGTCTGTAATTGGAACGGGTATTGCTACTGCTTTAGTTGCGATATTTGGAATTTACTACTTGCCCAAACTAAATAGTCAATCGTCGCTAACTAACTCAAATAATACATCCCAGTCATTAGGTGGGTCAAATAGTTCTTGGAATCGTGGAGAAAATATTTCTTTAGCCAAAACTTTGAGCGGTCATTCAAAGGAAGTTAATGCGATCGCTATCAGTCCTGATGGGCAGAACCTCGCTAGCGGTAGTAATGACAACACTATTAATGTTTGGAATCTCAGCACGGGACAACGGCTATTTACCCTTAAAGGGCATTCAGACTATATTTATTCCGTCGCCTTCAGCCCGGATGGACAGAAGATAGCCAGTGCCAGCGGTGATGGAACAGTTAAAATTTGGAATCTCCAAACTGGCCAACTGTTGCAAACCCTGCAATCTAATTCTGAAAACCGCGTTTTTTCTGTTGCTTTCACTCCCGATGGACAGACTCTTGTTAGTGGTAATAAGGACAAAACAATTAAGCTTTGGAATCCCAGCACGGGACAACTAAAAAATACTCTCAAAGGGCATTCAGAATTTGTTTTAACTGTTGCTGTCAGTCCTGATGGAAAGACTCTTGCCAGTAGCGGTTACGATAAGACGATCAAGGTTTGGAATTTACCCGCAGGGACGCTCATTAGTAGCGTTGCTGAACCTACAGGCAATACCATTCCTTCGCTTGCCATAAGTCCGGATGGACAGACTCTCGCTAGCAGCGATATTTATAACAAAGTTCATCTGTGGAATCTAGGGCAAATTTTGAGCGGTTGTAAAGGGGCGCAGCCGTGCAGTCCTACGCATAGTATCTCTGCCCATAAAGACTATGTTAATTTTGTTGCCTTCAGCCCAGATGGTAAGACGCTAGCTAGCGGTAGTCGGGACGAAACTATTAAGCTGTGGAAAGTGCAGACGGGAGAACTAGAAAGCAGCATTTCTAATCGTTCAGGCAATGTTAATGCTGTTACTTTCAGCCCGGATGGTAAAACCATAGTTAGTAATGGTGAGGATGGGAAAATTGAGGTGTGGCGATCGCGCTAA
- a CDS encoding serine/threonine-protein kinase, giving the protein MLGKTLGGRYQIVKHLGGGGFGQTYLASDKQLPGNPLCVVKLLLPKGTDATTLEVARRLFDREARTLYQLGSHDQIPRLLAHFEEEQEFYLVQEFIEGDELKLELSAGNGLSQTKVIDLLMEILKILEFVHQQDVIHRDIKPSNLIRRKQDGKLVLIDFGAVKQVSTQTINTEGQTSFTVCIGSPGYMPNEQLGGKPRFCSDIYAVGMLGIQALTGLSPNGLPEDPKTSEIIWRDRLPAEAVYAPSLLDVLDKMVRYDYRQRYQTAAEAIAALQLVDAELPTQTFTISKDNIPARASASPVSQTTDKLRSETLTFKQQATEAFGENSSRPQGELRPENALSDQQTMLENGNNIREAHSDLRDRKPSIFKFFTKPRRAIAAGASIATALALASGIYYFQTLNRPWDRVENISLANTLSGHLGQVYSLAISPDGYTLASGSLDNTIKLWNLPNGAPQRTLMGHSDWVYSVAFSPDGKTLASSSADGTIKLWNPSSAKVRTTLEGHSDWVFSVAFSPDGRTLASGGKDKTIKLWDIRTGQLKNTLKGHTDFVSSVAITPDSQSLVSGSKDKTIKLWNLARGQLLLSLSDPSNYPVSSVAISPDGNTLVSSSFNTISIWNLRNLVANCKGAQACLPVRTLSGHVDEIRSITISPDGHTIASGSLDGTLKLWNLQTGELKSTISNQLGFVDAVTFSPDGQLLVSASKADNTIKIWRSQ; this is encoded by the coding sequence ATGCTAGGAAAAACGCTTGGTGGTCGCTACCAAATTGTCAAACACTTGGGAGGCGGAGGCTTTGGTCAAACTTATCTTGCCTCGGATAAGCAGCTACCAGGCAACCCCCTGTGTGTCGTCAAGCTACTCTTGCCCAAGGGTACAGATGCCACGACTTTAGAGGTAGCAAGGCGCTTATTTGATAGAGAAGCGCGAACGTTGTACCAGCTAGGAAGCCACGATCAGATTCCTAGACTTTTGGCTCATTTTGAAGAAGAGCAAGAGTTCTATTTAGTTCAGGAATTTATCGAAGGTGATGAACTAAAGCTGGAATTATCTGCTGGCAATGGCTTGAGTCAGACGAAGGTAATTGACCTGTTGATGGAAATTTTAAAAATTTTAGAATTTGTACATCAGCAAGATGTCATTCACCGAGATATTAAGCCATCAAATTTAATTAGGCGTAAGCAAGACGGCAAGTTAGTTTTGATTGACTTTGGGGCAGTTAAACAAGTCAGCACGCAGACAATTAATACTGAAGGACAGACAAGTTTTACGGTTTGTATTGGGTCTCCAGGCTATATGCCCAACGAGCAACTAGGAGGCAAACCGCGATTCTGTAGTGATATTTATGCTGTGGGGATGCTGGGTATTCAAGCCCTTACTGGATTATCTCCTAACGGGCTGCCAGAAGACCCCAAAACTAGCGAAATTATATGGCGCGATCGCTTGCCTGCGGAGGCTGTTTATGCGCCGTCGCTACTAGATGTTTTAGACAAAATGGTGCGGTATGACTATCGACAACGCTACCAAACAGCGGCAGAGGCTATTGCTGCCCTTCAGTTAGTCGATGCCGAGCTGCCAACGCAAACTTTTACTATCTCAAAGGATAATATTCCTGCTCGCGCATCCGCCTCTCCTGTTTCACAAACAACCGATAAACTGCGGTCTGAAACGCTGACATTTAAGCAGCAGGCAACCGAGGCTTTTGGAGAAAATTCATCGAGACCTCAAGGAGAATTGCGGCCTGAGAACGCGCTATCTGACCAACAGACAATGTTGGAAAATGGGAATAATATACGGGAGGCGCATTCAGATTTACGCGATCGCAAGCCTAGTATTTTTAAGTTTTTCACCAAACCTCGTCGCGCGATCGCAGCGGGAGCAAGTATCGCCACTGCTTTAGCATTGGCAAGCGGAATTTATTATTTTCAAACGCTAAATCGTCCTTGGGATCGAGTAGAAAATATTTCTTTAGCCAACACCCTATCCGGGCATTTAGGTCAGGTTTATTCTCTCGCCATCAGCCCGGATGGATATACCCTCGCCAGCGGTAGTCTAGACAACACCATCAAACTTTGGAATTTGCCCAATGGCGCACCGCAGCGCACCCTAATGGGGCATTCAGATTGGGTTTATTCAGTTGCATTCAGCCCCGATGGTAAGACCCTTGCTAGTAGCAGTGCGGACGGAACCATCAAACTCTGGAATCCTAGCAGCGCAAAAGTGAGAACTACACTTGAGGGACATTCAGACTGGGTTTTTTCAGTTGCCTTTAGTCCTGATGGTAGGACTCTTGCCAGCGGTGGTAAAGACAAGACAATTAAACTGTGGGATATACGGACGGGACAACTAAAAAACACCCTGAAAGGGCATACTGACTTTGTTTCATCTGTCGCCATTACTCCAGATAGCCAGAGTCTTGTCAGCGGTAGCAAAGACAAGACAATCAAACTGTGGAATCTGGCTAGGGGACAATTGCTGCTTAGCTTGTCCGACCCCTCAAACTATCCCGTTTCCTCTGTTGCTATTAGCCCGGATGGGAATACCCTAGTTAGCAGCAGTTTCAACACAATTAGCATATGGAATTTGCGAAATTTAGTCGCAAACTGTAAGGGCGCACAAGCCTGTTTGCCTGTACGCACTCTCTCCGGTCATGTAGATGAGATTCGATCCATCACCATCAGTCCGGATGGTCATACTATAGCCAGCGGTAGTTTGGACGGGACACTTAAGCTGTGGAATCTGCAAACCGGAGAATTGAAAAGCACCATATCTAACCAGTTAGGCTTTGTTGATGCTGTCACCTTTAGCCCTGATGGTCAACTTCTCGTCAGCGCCAGTAAAGCAGATAACACGATTAAGATTTGGCGATCGCAGTAA
- the folK gene encoding 2-amino-4-hydroxy-6-hydroxymethyldihydropteridine diphosphokinase, which translates to MQSTPCVSAKRARSALALGSNLGDSRAILEAALKTLDNTPGITLQTTSSWYQTAPVGPPQPDYLNACALVQVELTPQELLENILNIEAEFGRVRHERWGSRTLDIDILLFDDVILDTPVLQLPHPRMTERGFVLVPLAEIAPDWVEPVSKKAIAQLVQAVDCSGVRRL; encoded by the coding sequence ATGCAATCTACACCCTGCGTGTCAGCTAAACGTGCGCGAAGCGCACTTGCTCTCGGCAGTAATCTTGGCGACTCCCGCGCCATCCTAGAAGCCGCCCTCAAAACCCTGGACAACACCCCAGGCATCACCTTACAAACTACTTCCAGTTGGTATCAAACTGCACCAGTGGGGCCACCTCAACCCGATTACCTTAATGCCTGTGCGTTAGTGCAAGTTGAACTGACGCCCCAAGAATTGTTAGAAAATATACTCAATATCGAAGCAGAATTTGGTAGAGTTCGTCACGAACGCTGGGGATCGCGAACGTTGGACATCGATATATTGCTGTTTGATGATGTAATTTTGGATACCCCAGTACTTCAATTGCCTCATCCCCGCATGACAGAAAGAGGTTTTGTACTCGTACCGCTGGCTGAAATTGCGCCAGATTGGGTAGAGCCAGTTTCAAAGAAAGCGATCGCGCAACTCGTCCAAGCGGTAGACTGTTCAGGAGTCCGCCGCTTATAG
- a CDS encoding NUDIX hydrolase has product MPLGKEPPEVLKQRLFYAGRKFNFEVTRLRLPNKAEGDWECIRHPGGALAVPVTPEGKLILLRQYRFAVQGRLLEFPAGTIEPNEDPAETIKREIEEETGYRAHRWQKLGEFALAPGYSDEFIYAFLAQDLELLETPPNQDADEDIETILMTPQELEQAILAGEPVDAKSISSFFLARPFLN; this is encoded by the coding sequence ATGCCACTAGGTAAAGAACCACCAGAAGTCCTCAAACAACGCCTATTCTACGCAGGGCGCAAATTTAACTTTGAAGTCACCCGTCTCCGCCTCCCCAACAAAGCTGAAGGCGATTGGGAATGCATCCGTCACCCAGGCGGCGCACTAGCTGTGCCCGTCACCCCAGAAGGCAAGCTGATACTATTGAGGCAGTACCGCTTTGCAGTTCAGGGGCGTCTTTTGGAGTTCCCCGCTGGGACGATTGAGCCAAATGAAGATCCAGCCGAGACAATTAAGCGCGAAATTGAAGAAGAAACAGGCTATCGCGCTCATCGTTGGCAAAAATTAGGCGAATTTGCCCTAGCTCCTGGTTATTCTGATGAATTCATCTATGCTTTCTTAGCTCAAGATTTAGAGTTGTTGGAAACTCCTCCCAATCAAGATGCTGATGAAGACATTGAGACAATTTTGATGACTCCCCAGGAATTAGAGCAAGCAATTCTTGCTGGCGAACCCGTAGATGCTAAATCGATTTCTAGCTTTTTCCTAGCTCGCCCTTTTCTTAATTAA
- a CDS encoding ADP-ribosylglycohydrolase family protein, whose amino-acid sequence MLLELAIGDAYGAGFEYVSTQLINASNDLSGYVQHPRHKIKPGCYTDDTQMSLAIAETIVNQEPWTPEVLAKNFVTAFKRDPREGYASSFYYFLLKIRDGNDFLAKIIPTSDKSGAAMRAAPMGVFSTVEKVIEAARIQAAITHNTPDGINAAIAAALMSHYFIYQLGRKRDLGKFLESHVSGEWSKPWQGKVKSKGWMSVRAAITAIERNNSMSQLLKDCIKYTGDVDTVAAIALAAASCSDEIAQDLPLHLTKTLENGEYGRDYIIELDNKLMALV is encoded by the coding sequence ATGTTGCTGGAATTAGCTATTGGCGATGCTTACGGTGCTGGCTTTGAATATGTTAGTACACAGCTAATCAACGCTAGCAACGATTTAAGCGGATACGTGCAGCATCCCCGTCATAAAATAAAGCCTGGTTGCTACACGGATGATACTCAAATGAGTCTAGCGATCGCGGAAACAATTGTTAATCAAGAACCCTGGACGCCTGAAGTTTTAGCTAAGAATTTCGTCACGGCTTTTAAACGCGATCCGCGAGAAGGTTACGCCAGTAGTTTCTATTATTTTTTGCTAAAAATTCGCGACGGAAATGACTTTTTAGCAAAAATTATACCCACCAGCGATAAAAGTGGCGCGGCTATGCGTGCTGCACCGATGGGCGTGTTTTCTACTGTGGAAAAAGTTATCGAGGCGGCAAGAATTCAGGCGGCGATTACGCACAATACGCCAGATGGAATTAATGCTGCGATCGCAGCTGCGTTAATGTCCCATTATTTCATTTACCAGCTAGGACGAAAAAGAGACTTAGGGAAATTCCTCGAATCCCATGTATCGGGTGAATGGTCTAAACCTTGGCAGGGCAAAGTAAAATCAAAAGGCTGGATGAGCGTGAGGGCAGCAATTACTGCTATTGAACGCAACAATTCTATGAGCCAACTGCTAAAAGATTGCATCAAATATACTGGCGATGTAGATACTGTAGCGGCGATCGCTCTTGCTGCTGCCTCTTGTAGCGATGAAATTGCCCAAGATCTTCCCTTGCATCTCACCAAAACTTTAGAAAATGGTGAGTATGGCAGAGATTATATTATCGAATTAGACAACAAGCTAATGGCTTTGGTGTAG
- a CDS encoding deoxyribodipyrimidine photo-lyase: MSDLILFWHRRDLRISDNLGLAAARLRSPKVVGVFCLDPNILERDDVAPARITYMIGCLQELQQSYAEAGSQLLILQANPVQAIPNLAGALSAKAVFWNWDVEPYSKERDRSVISALKEKGIVVQNFWDQLLHSPNEIRSGSKAPYTVYSPFWRNWSSQPKATPAETLQNAENLNEAEQEAARIAGAGKLPTAKDLGFIWDNELVTSPGEKAAQEKLEEFYSSSINEYAEQRNFPAIHGTSQLSAALKFGAIGVRKVWAATIAAMEQSRSDEAEFSIRSWQQELAWREFYQHAMYHYPALAEGAYREPFKNFPYDENEVHFQAWCEGKTGYPIVDAAMRQMNETAWMHNRCRMIVASFLTKDLLLNPKLGEVVFTKKLYDWDLSANNGGWQWSASSGMDPKPVRIFNPASQAQKFDPEGEYIRHWVPELRSVDTKSLLTGNIPSDKRDRCGYPAPIVDHNKQQRLFKERYQQQKEGLETL, translated from the coding sequence ATGTCTGACTTAATTCTGTTTTGGCATCGCCGCGATTTGCGAATCTCTGATAACTTAGGACTCGCTGCTGCACGGCTCCGGAGTCCCAAAGTAGTGGGTGTATTCTGCCTCGATCCTAATATTTTAGAGCGGGATGATGTCGCACCAGCACGAATCACTTATATGATTGGCTGCTTGCAAGAATTACAACAAAGCTATGCAGAAGCTGGCAGTCAATTATTGATTTTGCAAGCTAATCCGGTTCAAGCAATACCAAATCTTGCAGGCGCACTAAGCGCTAAGGCTGTATTTTGGAATTGGGATGTGGAGCCTTACTCAAAAGAACGCGATCGCTCTGTCATTTCCGCCCTTAAAGAAAAAGGTATTGTCGTCCAAAACTTTTGGGATCAACTATTACATTCGCCAAACGAAATTCGCAGTGGTTCTAAAGCGCCTTACACAGTTTATTCCCCTTTTTGGAGAAATTGGAGCAGTCAACCCAAAGCAACTCCTGCTGAAACACTGCAAAATGCGGAAAATTTGAATGAAGCAGAACAAGAAGCTGCAAGAATTGCTGGTGCTGGAAAATTGCCCACAGCTAAAGATTTAGGATTCATTTGGGATAATGAATTGGTGACATCGCCAGGGGAAAAAGCCGCACAAGAAAAGCTAGAGGAATTTTATTCTTCGTCCATTAATGAATATGCAGAACAGCGAAATTTCCCAGCAATTCATGGTACATCGCAACTAAGCGCAGCCCTCAAATTTGGCGCGATTGGCGTTCGCAAAGTTTGGGCTGCTACTATTGCGGCAATGGAACAAAGCCGCAGCGATGAAGCAGAATTCAGCATCAGAAGTTGGCAACAAGAACTTGCGTGGCGAGAGTTTTATCAACATGCAATGTATCACTACCCGGCATTAGCAGAGGGAGCATACCGCGAACCTTTCAAAAATTTTCCTTACGACGAAAACGAAGTACATTTCCAAGCGTGGTGTGAGGGTAAAACTGGATATCCTATAGTGGATGCTGCGATGCGGCAGATGAATGAAACTGCCTGGATGCACAACCGCTGTCGCATGATTGTTGCCAGTTTTCTTACTAAAGATTTGCTGCTTAATCCTAAGTTGGGAGAGGTAGTCTTTACTAAGAAACTCTATGATTGGGATCTTTCAGCCAACAACGGCGGATGGCAGTGGAGTGCTTCTAGTGGGATGGACCCCAAGCCCGTGAGGATTTTTAACCCCGCAAGTCAAGCGCAGAAATTCGATCCAGAGGGGGAATATATACGCCACTGGGTTCCAGAATTGAGGTCGGTGGATACAAAATCTTTGCTAACAGGAAATATACCATCTGATAAGCGCGATCGCTGCGGTTATCCCGCCCCAATTGTGGATCACAACAAGCAACAACGTTTGTTTAAAGAACGCTATCAACAGCAAAAAGAAGGGTTAGAAACTTTGTAG